Proteins from one Natrinema salinisoli genomic window:
- a CDS encoding HAD family hydrolase yields MTAIVFDLDGTLLRTDREYRNLLANAIADVRGEAPEEWLEAYDEAFFDLFSAFKPDPVRRAFGRIDGCSDPEAYARALHETEIESLSPPQNAHDDLERLAESFELGVLTNGVRDWQLAKLRAHDLEDNFDAIVASYEVGAHKPDAAPYRALEERLPADRHGMVGDSGSDVDGANNAGWSVYRYDGGGFGDLPENLFRS; encoded by the coding sequence ATGACTGCAATCGTCTTTGATCTGGACGGGACGCTGCTCCGCACCGACCGAGAGTATCGGAACCTGCTGGCGAACGCGATCGCGGACGTTCGCGGAGAGGCCCCCGAGGAGTGGCTCGAGGCCTACGACGAGGCTTTCTTCGACCTCTTTTCGGCGTTCAAACCCGACCCGGTACGGCGGGCGTTCGGTCGAATCGACGGCTGTTCAGATCCGGAAGCGTACGCGAGAGCACTCCACGAGACGGAAATCGAGTCGCTGTCCCCGCCCCAGAACGCTCACGACGACCTCGAGCGGCTGGCCGAATCGTTCGAGCTCGGAGTGCTCACGAACGGCGTTCGCGACTGGCAGCTGGCGAAGCTTCGAGCACACGACCTCGAGGACAATTTCGACGCGATCGTCGCTTCCTACGAAGTCGGTGCGCACAAGCCGGACGCGGCACCGTATCGGGCGCTCGAGGAGCGACTCCCGGCGGATCGACACGGAATGGTCGGAGATAGCGGGTCCGACGTCGACGGGGCGAACAACGCTGGCTGGTCTGTCTACCGGTACGATGGCGGCGGATTCGGAGACCTTCCGGAGAATCTCTTTCGGAGTTGA
- a CDS encoding pyridoxamine 5'-phosphate oxidase family protein: MVTVPSRAARLLESEPLMAHLATSVDGRPHVAPVWYRYADETVEIVTTGRKLANIRQNPQVALSVQKDEAGRTEWMVTLLGTATVVDDADETAAARRRINEKYDADAEAYADNTLVRIDIGSASYQTY, from the coding sequence ATCGTGACGGTCCCATCCCGCGCGGCACGACTGCTCGAGAGCGAGCCGCTGATGGCGCATCTGGCGACCAGCGTGGACGGACGGCCCCACGTCGCGCCGGTCTGGTACCGGTACGCCGACGAAACCGTGGAGATCGTGACGACCGGCCGGAAGCTGGCGAATATCCGGCAGAATCCGCAGGTCGCCCTCTCGGTACAGAAAGACGAGGCCGGGCGGACCGAGTGGATGGTGACGCTGCTGGGAACGGCGACGGTGGTCGACGACGCGGACGAGACTGCGGCTGCCCGTCGCCGGATCAACGAGAAGTACGACGCGGACGCCGAGGCGTACGCCGACAACACGCTCGTTCGGATCGATATCGGCTCGGCATCGTATCAGACGTACTGA
- a CDS encoding PAS domain S-box protein, translating into MTGPTATPAEATPSGRAVTVIFVGEDGAADDAIPSALERANDRLTVESVTDEAEVRERVRTGRADCLVSRPSAADPDHCSLLELVRTEDSQLPLFFVTDGRDEATASDLLEAGATGCVSESVALDGTRLATRIERAVERRMERRDLEASAIRFRAFTENASFVVLTADDDGVVQYANDAVETVLGYEPAEVVGERLTTLIPDRYQNRHREAIARYLETGERGIDWDWVELSARHAEGREVPIGVSFGEAVVDGDHLFTAVIRDITDRKRLEREREATLERIADAFVSVDADWEYTYVNEQAVELLDRPREELIGAKMRSVFPAVVDSEIERQLERAFADQTAVSFTEYAGPLEKWLEIRAYPSEDGLSIFFTDVSDRIRAEEKLEASVTALQALYDISTKPDASLEEKLPELLELGCEYLDLPYGFMTRINLDERTQTVVESRSDHPLLQQGESCPLSEAYCRKTIKTHELVTVANAPDEGWTGDPAYELFELGSYVGAKVTVDGTIWGTLCFASSDPREGDGFSEAERTLVKLMAKWVSYETERTQSRETLERQNDRLQEFTSVISHDLRNPLNVAQGSLELAREGDRSQLEACEEALDRMETLIEDLLTLAEQGATTADREPVSIRELATASWSMVDTDDAALDVEGEPWIEADPDRLRQLLENLFRNALDHGVPDGRSSAELTVTVGECADGFYVADSGRGIPAEEREDVFDVGYTTAEDGTGFGLGIVTRVADAHGWDLAVTESESGGARFELTGVDRPRDAR; encoded by the coding sequence ATGACTGGCCCGACCGCGACACCGGCTGAAGCCACTCCCAGCGGACGAGCCGTCACGGTGATCTTCGTCGGCGAGGACGGGGCGGCCGACGACGCGATTCCGAGCGCGCTCGAGCGGGCGAACGACCGCCTGACGGTCGAGAGCGTCACTGACGAGGCCGAAGTGCGCGAGCGCGTTCGGACGGGACGCGCGGACTGTCTCGTGAGCCGACCGTCGGCGGCGGACCCCGATCACTGTTCGCTTCTCGAACTGGTCCGGACGGAAGACTCACAGCTACCGCTCTTCTTCGTCACCGACGGCCGGGACGAAGCGACTGCGAGCGACTTGCTCGAGGCCGGCGCAACGGGTTGCGTCTCCGAATCGGTCGCGCTCGACGGGACCCGGCTCGCGACGCGAATCGAGCGGGCGGTCGAACGGCGAATGGAGCGACGAGACCTCGAGGCGTCGGCAATCCGGTTTCGTGCGTTCACCGAGAACGCCTCGTTCGTCGTCCTCACGGCTGACGACGACGGCGTGGTCCAGTACGCGAACGACGCCGTCGAGACGGTCCTCGGGTACGAGCCGGCCGAAGTCGTCGGGGAGCGCCTCACCACGTTGATCCCGGACCGGTACCAGAACCGACACCGCGAGGCGATCGCACGCTATCTGGAGACCGGCGAGCGAGGAATCGATTGGGACTGGGTCGAACTGTCCGCCCGCCACGCCGAGGGCCGCGAGGTCCCGATCGGCGTCTCGTTCGGCGAAGCCGTCGTCGACGGCGACCACCTCTTTACCGCGGTTATCAGGGACATTACGGATCGCAAGCGCCTCGAGCGCGAACGCGAGGCCACCCTCGAGCGGATCGCCGACGCCTTCGTCTCGGTCGACGCCGACTGGGAGTACACCTACGTCAACGAGCAGGCGGTCGAACTCCTCGACCGGCCTCGCGAGGAGCTCATCGGGGCGAAGATGCGGTCGGTGTTTCCCGCCGTCGTCGACAGTGAGATCGAGCGCCAACTCGAGCGAGCCTTCGCCGATCAGACCGCCGTCAGCTTCACCGAGTACGCCGGGCCCCTCGAGAAGTGGTTGGAGATTCGGGCGTACCCGTCCGAGGACGGTCTTTCGATCTTCTTTACCGATGTCTCCGACCGGATTCGGGCCGAGGAGAAACTCGAGGCGAGCGTCACGGCGCTGCAAGCGCTGTACGATATCTCGACGAAACCCGACGCGTCGCTCGAAGAGAAGCTCCCGGAGCTGCTCGAGCTCGGCTGCGAGTACCTGGATCTCCCCTACGGATTCATGACCCGGATCAACCTCGACGAGCGGACCCAGACCGTCGTCGAATCCCGGAGCGATCACCCGCTCCTCCAGCAGGGGGAATCCTGTCCGCTCTCCGAAGCCTACTGTCGGAAGACGATCAAGACCCACGAGCTCGTCACCGTGGCGAACGCTCCCGACGAGGGGTGGACCGGCGATCCCGCCTACGAACTGTTCGAACTCGGCAGCTACGTCGGCGCGAAGGTGACCGTCGACGGCACCATCTGGGGCACCCTCTGCTTCGCCTCGAGCGATCCCCGCGAGGGCGACGGCTTCTCCGAGGCCGAACGGACGCTGGTCAAGCTGATGGCCAAGTGGGTCAGCTACGAGACCGAACGCACGCAGTCCCGCGAGACCCTCGAGCGGCAGAACGATCGACTCCAGGAGTTCACGAGCGTCATCAGTCACGACTTGCGGAATCCGCTGAACGTCGCCCAGGGATCGCTGGAACTCGCTCGAGAGGGCGACCGGTCCCAGCTCGAGGCCTGCGAGGAGGCCCTCGACAGGATGGAGACGCTGATCGAGGACCTGCTCACGCTGGCCGAACAGGGGGCGACGACGGCCGACCGCGAGCCGGTCTCGATCCGCGAGCTCGCGACCGCTTCCTGGTCGATGGTCGACACCGACGACGCCGCCCTCGACGTCGAGGGAGAGCCCTGGATCGAGGCCGATCCCGACCGGCTCCGGCAGCTACTCGAGAACCTGTTCCGAAACGCCCTCGATCACGGGGTTCCCGACGGTCGTTCCAGCGCCGAGCTGACCGTTACGGTCGGTGAGTGTGCAGACGGGTTCTACGTCGCCGACTCCGGGCGGGGAATACCCGCGGAGGAGCGCGAGGACGTCTTCGACGTCGGCTATACCACGGCCGAAGACGGGACCGGGTTCGGACTCGGCATCGTCACGCGGGTCGCCGACGCCCACGGCTGGGACCTCGCGGTGACCGAAAGCGAGTCGGGCGGCGCTCGCTTCGAGCTGACCGGCGTCGATCGACCGCGCGACGCTCGCTGA
- the pdxT gene encoding pyridoxal 5'-phosphate synthase glutaminase subunit PdxT, translated as MSLTAGVVAVQGDVEEHAAAIERAAAARDREVTVREIRDSGIVPDCDLLAMPGGESTTISRLLHSEGIAPEIRDHVAADKPLLATCAGLIVASSDAGDDRVEELGLVDVSVERNAFGRQKDSFEAPLDVAGLEEPYPAVFIRAPAIDDVASGDAEVLASWDGRPVAVKQGPVVGTAFHPELTPDSRIHGLAFFENDDADVPAGERAQ; from the coding sequence ATGTCACTGACTGCGGGCGTCGTCGCGGTTCAGGGCGACGTCGAGGAACACGCCGCCGCCATCGAACGCGCCGCGGCGGCCCGCGACCGCGAGGTCACGGTCCGCGAGATCCGCGATTCGGGAATCGTCCCCGACTGCGACCTGCTGGCGATGCCCGGCGGCGAGTCGACGACCATCTCCCGACTGCTCCACAGCGAGGGCATTGCCCCCGAGATCCGAGATCACGTGGCCGCCGACAAGCCCCTGCTCGCCACCTGTGCCGGCCTGATCGTCGCCTCGAGCGACGCCGGCGACGATCGAGTCGAGGAACTCGGACTTGTCGACGTGAGCGTCGAGCGAAACGCCTTCGGCCGCCAGAAGGACAGCTTCGAAGCGCCGCTCGACGTCGCGGGCCTCGAGGAGCCGTATCCGGCGGTGTTCATTCGCGCACCCGCCATCGACGACGTCGCCAGCGGCGACGCCGAGGTGTTGGCCTCCTGGGACGGTCGCCCGGTCGCCGTGAAACAGGGGCCGGTCGTCGGCACCGCCTTCCACCCGGAACTGACCCCCGATAGCCGCATCCACGGGCTGGCCTTCTTCGAGAACGACGACGCCGACGTCCCCGCGGGCGAGCGGGCACAGTAA
- a CDS encoding acetamidase/formamidase family protein, with the protein MSNDHDADHEVAASDETTHSAWDNGLEPVRTVEPGDIVRFTCEDSTGGQLGPDSTLADVASLDIDQVHTLTGPVAIEGVRPGDVLEVELLAVDHQGWGYTLVLPGEAELGLLADEFPEPELYVWEFEGGDDGDVGRFANGIEVPLDPFPGIMGVAPAEDGTHETFPPRSVGGNMDIKQLTAGSTVYLPVAVDGALFSVGDGHAAQGDGEVCGTGIEAPMTVTCRFDRRTDLSIDQPQFETTGPFTPTGRDEPMYGTTGIADDLMAATRAAVRNMIDHLVDERGLERSEAYVLCSVAVDLKINEVVNAPNWVVSAYLPEGLFPADQRRST; encoded by the coding sequence ATGTCGAACGACCACGACGCAGACCACGAGGTAGCCGCCAGCGACGAAACGACCCACAGCGCGTGGGACAACGGCCTCGAACCGGTGCGGACCGTCGAGCCCGGAGACATCGTCCGCTTCACGTGCGAGGACTCGACGGGCGGACAGCTCGGTCCCGATTCGACGCTTGCCGACGTCGCCAGCCTCGACATCGATCAGGTCCACACGCTGACCGGCCCCGTCGCGATCGAGGGCGTTCGACCGGGCGACGTCCTCGAGGTCGAACTGCTCGCGGTCGACCACCAGGGGTGGGGGTATACGCTGGTCCTCCCGGGCGAAGCCGAACTCGGTCTCCTGGCCGACGAATTTCCGGAGCCGGAGCTGTACGTCTGGGAGTTCGAGGGCGGCGACGACGGCGACGTCGGTCGGTTCGCGAACGGCATCGAGGTGCCGCTCGATCCGTTCCCCGGCATCATGGGCGTCGCGCCCGCCGAGGACGGCACGCACGAGACGTTCCCGCCGCGGTCGGTCGGCGGGAATATGGACATCAAACAGCTCACGGCGGGCTCGACGGTGTATCTGCCCGTCGCGGTCGACGGGGCGCTGTTCAGCGTCGGCGACGGTCACGCCGCCCAGGGCGACGGCGAAGTCTGTGGAACCGGCATCGAGGCACCGATGACCGTCACCTGTCGATTCGACCGCCGAACGGACCTGTCGATCGACCAGCCCCAGTTCGAGACCACGGGGCCGTTCACCCCGACCGGACGGGACGAGCCGATGTACGGCACGACGGGGATCGCGGACGACCTGATGGCCGCGACCAGAGCGGCCGTCCGGAACATGATCGACCATCTCGTCGACGAGCGCGGACTCGAGCGGAGCGAGGCCTACGTCCTGTGTTCGGTGGCCGTCGACCTGAAGATCAATGAGGTCGTCAACGCCCCGAACTGGGTCGTCTCCGCGTACCTTCCGGAAGGCCTCTTTCCGGCAGACCAGCGTCGATCGACGTGA
- a CDS encoding bacterio-opsin activator domain-containing protein: MTDPASGVRDDGSSERERNDDESPEALPEGLAQRLFDACPVGTVVIDSAGSVAFANERASEALGLPREEIVGRPFDPSEWTVSYDDGTPVSVDDHPVTRVFETGTPQFGFEHWIERPDGTQRWFSSNAAPLFDKNGGVEYVVVAFEDVTSLKRREKRLTSDHVRLLEFRTDESAVPPSIRVEDGETRVEIDSVVSLPDGTTVQYMGTSDLAASDFVTAVEEVPHYLDVRLLSSVGGHNRVEAHSESETVAHMFSSLGGRPREIVVAPDEVRFRGELPGDVDHRKAADGIRRFHDTVELVSEELVYSPSLLYDIVADALTDRQLTTLDAAYFSGYFDTPRSSTGDELADRFGVTRQTFNQHLRKAEQTVFQHLFEKSGADAD; the protein is encoded by the coding sequence ATGACCGACCCAGCGAGCGGCGTTCGCGACGACGGATCGTCCGAACGGGAGCGGAACGACGACGAGTCGCCGGAGGCGCTTCCCGAGGGCCTCGCGCAACGACTCTTCGACGCGTGTCCGGTCGGGACCGTCGTGATCGATTCGGCCGGCAGCGTCGCCTTCGCGAACGAACGCGCCTCGGAGGCGCTCGGACTCCCGCGCGAGGAGATCGTCGGCCGACCGTTCGATCCCTCCGAGTGGACCGTCTCCTACGACGACGGAACGCCGGTCTCCGTGGACGACCACCCCGTCACGCGCGTCTTCGAGACGGGAACACCCCAGTTCGGCTTCGAACACTGGATCGAACGCCCGGACGGAACCCAGCGGTGGTTCTCGAGCAACGCCGCACCTCTGTTCGACAAAAACGGCGGCGTCGAGTACGTCGTCGTCGCGTTCGAGGACGTGACGTCGTTGAAGCGACGCGAGAAGCGCCTGACCAGCGACCACGTCAGACTGCTCGAGTTCCGCACGGACGAGTCGGCGGTCCCGCCCTCGATCCGGGTCGAGGACGGCGAAACGCGGGTCGAAATCGACTCCGTCGTCTCGCTGCCGGACGGAACCACCGTCCAGTACATGGGAACGTCGGATCTCGCCGCGAGCGACTTCGTCACCGCCGTCGAAGAGGTCCCCCACTACCTCGACGTGCGATTGCTCAGTTCGGTCGGCGGTCACAATCGAGTCGAAGCGCACTCGGAATCGGAGACGGTCGCCCACATGTTCTCCTCGCTCGGCGGTCGCCCCCGCGAGATCGTCGTCGCGCCCGACGAGGTCAGGTTCCGCGGCGAGCTCCCCGGCGATGTGGACCACCGGAAGGCCGCGGACGGGATTCGGCGGTTCCACGACACGGTCGAACTGGTGTCCGAGGAACTCGTCTACTCGCCCTCGCTCCTGTACGATATCGTCGCCGATGCGCTCACCGACCGGCAGTTGACCACGCTCGATGCCGCGTACTTCAGCGGGTACTTCGACACGCCGCGGTCGAGCACCGGTGACGAGTTGGCCGACCGGTTCGGCGTCACCCGCCAGACCTTCAATCAGCACCTCCGCAAGGCGGAGCAGACCGTCTTCCAGCATCTCTTCGAGAAGTCCGGCGCGGACGCTGACTAG
- a CDS encoding HalOD1 output domain-containing protein: MSNDTAHSDSSSARSLGTDSSAYDSIGDPFHGRFDDGSEVILAIVETVAAATDRDLTAMSPLYDTVDPESLTDLVTSARDRPIEVSFSYEGCRVTVSSDGHVVVDPAEN; the protein is encoded by the coding sequence ATGAGCAATGACACGGCCCACTCCGATTCCTCTTCCGCTCGATCGCTCGGTACTGACAGTTCGGCATACGATTCCATCGGGGACCCGTTTCACGGTCGATTCGACGACGGGTCCGAGGTAATCCTCGCGATCGTCGAAACCGTGGCCGCCGCGACGGATCGCGACCTCACCGCGATGTCCCCCCTCTACGATACCGTCGATCCGGAGTCGCTCACCGACCTCGTGACCTCCGCTCGAGACCGACCCATCGAGGTTTCCTTTTCGTACGAGGGCTGTCGGGTGACCGTCTCGAGCGACGGGCACGTCGTCGTCGACCCGGCGGAGAACTGA
- a CDS encoding bifunctional nuclease family protein — MQASIDAVRVAGTPQGPVPVVVLAIEGEDDVVPIFIGFSEATSIARGLEAEDIGRPLTHDLLLDVMEELGSRIDRVVVNEIKERGDGQGGTYIADIHLETPRGETVVDARPSDSLALAARTNAPIEVAEEVFADSRDDREKFDELEDIRNVSGDI; from the coding sequence ATGCAGGCATCCATCGACGCGGTTCGCGTCGCGGGGACGCCCCAGGGACCGGTCCCGGTAGTCGTCCTCGCCATCGAGGGCGAGGACGACGTCGTGCCGATCTTCATCGGCTTCAGCGAGGCGACCAGCATCGCCCGCGGCCTCGAGGCCGAAGATATCGGACGACCGCTGACCCACGATCTCCTCCTGGACGTCATGGAGGAACTCGGGAGTCGAATCGACCGCGTCGTCGTCAACGAAATCAAGGAACGGGGCGACGGACAGGGTGGGACCTACATCGCCGACATCCACCTCGAGACGCCCCGCGGCGAGACGGTCGTCGACGCCCGCCCGAGCGACTCGCTCGCGCTGGCGGCCCGGACGAACGCGCCGATCGAAGTGGCCGAGGAGGTCTTCGCGGACAGCCGAGACGACAGGGAAAAGTTCGACGAACTCGAAGACATCCGCAACGTGTCGGGTGACATCTAG
- the hisE gene encoding phosphoribosyl-ATP diphosphatase produces MDDVLEDLFAVIEDRKETLPEDSYTASLFTHEKGENEVLEKLGEETTELVLAAKDDDREEIAHESADIVYHLLVLLAMKDMELSDLEAELESRR; encoded by the coding sequence ATGGACGACGTGCTCGAGGACCTGTTCGCCGTCATCGAAGACCGGAAGGAAACGCTGCCCGAGGACTCCTACACCGCCTCGCTGTTCACCCACGAGAAAGGCGAGAACGAAGTGCTGGAGAAGCTCGGCGAGGAGACGACCGAACTCGTGCTCGCCGCGAAAGACGACGACCGCGAGGAGATCGCTCACGAGAGCGCCGACATCGTCTACCACCTGCTCGTCCTGCTCGCGATGAAGGACATGGAGCTCTCGGACCTCGAGGCGGAACTCGAGTCGCGGCGCTGA
- a CDS encoding molybdopterin-dependent oxidoreductase, giving the protein MMSEERLRTVLARVQPAPRLVDWSLFVLVFLEVASGLLSFTVGRPPGWPVFEFHRIAGVAIVALLAFKLYRVRHRVLDRDRWVPSTVLSALTAAAAVGALLTGFLWVAGLDVRIAYWTLLSVHVGFGLALVPLLIAHLSTRFRPPRRVDLEGRRTAIRFTGLVVGGAVLVRLQDLANAVLETGGRDRRFTGSQPREGAGNAAFPVTSWVADDPDPIDRDSWALSVDGMVASPIELEFSAIEPDAEREALLDCTSGWYTVQRWGGIRVGDLLDRVDADADATHVRFVSVTGYRWTLPIDEARDALLATRVGGERLSHGHGAPLRLVAPGRRGFQWVKWVDRVEVRDRPDPAQWLVTLISGFE; this is encoded by the coding sequence CTGATGAGCGAGGAGCGACTCCGCACGGTGCTCGCCCGCGTCCAGCCGGCACCGCGGCTCGTCGACTGGTCGCTGTTCGTCCTCGTCTTCCTCGAGGTCGCGAGCGGGCTGCTCTCCTTTACGGTCGGCCGACCGCCGGGGTGGCCGGTCTTCGAGTTCCACCGCATCGCGGGGGTGGCCATCGTCGCGCTGCTCGCGTTCAAGCTGTACCGCGTTCGGCACCGGGTGCTCGATCGCGACCGCTGGGTGCCGTCGACCGTCCTGTCCGCGCTCACCGCTGCCGCCGCCGTCGGGGCACTGTTGACGGGATTCCTCTGGGTTGCCGGACTCGACGTCCGGATCGCGTACTGGACGCTCCTCTCGGTCCACGTCGGCTTCGGTCTCGCACTCGTTCCGCTGCTGATCGCACACCTGTCGACTCGGTTCCGGCCCCCGAGGCGGGTCGACCTCGAGGGACGACGGACCGCCATCCGCTTTACCGGATTGGTCGTCGGCGGTGCCGTCCTTGTCCGTCTCCAGGACCTCGCGAACGCGGTCCTCGAGACCGGCGGTCGCGACCGCCGGTTCACCGGTTCGCAACCCCGAGAGGGGGCGGGGAACGCCGCGTTCCCGGTCACCTCGTGGGTGGCCGACGATCCCGATCCGATCGATCGCGACTCCTGGGCCCTGTCCGTCGACGGCATGGTCGCGTCGCCGATCGAACTCGAGTTCAGTGCGATCGAGCCCGATGCCGAACGCGAGGCGCTGCTGGACTGTACGAGCGGCTGGTATACGGTCCAGCGGTGGGGCGGGATTCGGGTCGGCGACTTGCTCGACCGAGTCGACGCCGACGCGGACGCCACGCACGTCCGGTTCGTCTCCGTGACCGGCTACCGGTGGACGCTGCCGATCGACGAAGCCCGCGACGCGCTGCTGGCGACCCGCGTCGGCGGCGAGCGGTTGAGCCACGGCCACGGCGCGCCGCTCCGCCTCGTCGCACCCGGCCGCAGGGGATTCCAGTGGGTGAAGTGGGTCGACCGCGTCGAGGTGCGCGACCGGCCGGACCCGGCCCAGTGGCTGGTGACGTTGATCAGCGGCTTCGAGTGA